The Candidatus Desulfovibrio trichonymphae region GTTGAACACATTTGAACCTGTGGTGAAGCTCGGCAGGGCCATGCCCTGTATGCCCATGCGCACCTTCAGGTCAGTCTCCGGCACAACCCAGTCCAGATAGGCGTTTTTCAGGGCGATGCGGTCAGTCTGGTCCGCGCCCAGCGCGCCGCCCGTGTCGTGTCGGCCCCAGGTGTTGTTTATTTCGAAAAAGACCGTGCCGGAAAGGGATTCAGAAGCAACCGCGTCCAACTGCAAGCGCACCCGCTGCCGGGCTTCGAATTCATCTTCACCTGAGCCGATGCCGTTGCGGGCGTAACCCGTCTGACCGTTGCCGCCGGTGAAGCCGCCGTTCTGACCATAGTCAAACGCCATGATCCACAGCCCCTTGGCTTTGAAGTCAATGGCGCTTGCACCTGCGGACATGCCGAACACAAGACCGGCAGCCAACAAAAGTGTAGCTAATTTTTTCATAATGTACCTTCCTTAAAATAAGGTGATGTCCGTTTGTGAAGTCAAAATATACAATGTTTCTTCACAATGCAAGCTTTTCGTACAAAAATTTTTATTCTTTTCGTACAAAAAAAGCAAGAAATTTTTAATTATGTAAAATTAATTAGGTTATAATTTTTAACGGCGAAAAATTTTATCCCGCGCCCGGCACGCTGCAGCCCCCGTCAATAACAAGGGCGGCCTCTTCCCTAGTCATGGCAATAGCGCCGCCAAAATGCCGTTCAGGCAGGCAATGTCCTATTTGATGGCGTCTTTCAGACCCTTGCCTGGGGTAAATTTGGCAACTTTACCAGCAGGAATGGTAATTTCTTTGCCCGTGCGGGGGTTGCGGCCCTTACGTGCGGCCCGCGTCACAACTTTGAAGCTGCCGAAACCGGTAAAGGTGACTGAATCACCGGCGGCCAGAGTCTCGCGTACTGAGGCAATCACGGCGTCCAGGGCTTCCTCAGCCTTGGCTTTTGAGGACAGGCCAGCTTTGGCGCGGATTTTGTCAACAAGCTCAGCTTTTGTCATTTTTGCTCTCCGTATAGAATTTTCGGGTTTCCCCATTGTGGTGCCGTGCGGGACCGTATACACCCTTGTTGCCGCTTTTCTGAAAGACCTTGTGCGAGTCACCCTTGATTGCGTCGTGTGGTCACAACAAAAAAGTTGCCGTCCCCGGGAACTCCAGGAACAAAATCGACCACAACAAACAGGGGTTACAACGACACAGCTCCCATGCACCAGTCATTGCTTTCTAAAGGAATGCCGGGCGACGTGTCAATAAAAAAAGAGACACAAAGATAAAATTTGGCGTATTTTTTTCATTGCATCACAATGGGCCGGCAAGCGCACTGTTCCGGGCATCAGGACGGCTGCAAAAGCAACATTTTGTTTTTGTTACAAATCAATAAGATCTACCTCATCCGGCTTCAAGGGACGTCCCAGAAACAAACTTCCGGTGCGGGCAAAACGGGCGCAATTATCTGTTGTCAAAAAACGGCTGACGCCGGTATGGCCGGCGTTTCGCAGCAAAGCGCGCCTGGTCAGTTCTTCCTTTACGCACTGCGCTGTTGTGGCCGCTGAGTCAATGATGCGCACATGCGGCCCTACAACGCGCTGCAGGGCGTGCAGCAGCAGGGGAAAATGCGTGCAGCCCAACAACAGCGTGTCCGGCCTCGGGGTCGTAACGGCCGTCGTAACGGCCGGTGTAAAAACGTGCTTCAAATAGTGTCGGGCGATGCCCTCGACAATGGCTCCCTTCATCCAGCCCTCTTCGGCGAGGGGGACAAACAGCGTGCAGGCCTGCCCCAGCACGCGCGCTTCCGGACGAATACGTGCAATAGCCTGTTGATAGGCGCCTCCGGCAATAGTGGCTTCTGTGGCGATAACCACAATCTGTCCGTTGCGGCTCGCGCCGGCGGCGGCCATGGCGCCCGGCTCCACAACACCCAGCACCGGCAGCGGGGCAAAATGGTCGCGAATTGTGGGCAGTGCGGTCGCTGTCGCGGTATTGCAGGCTACAACCAGCATTTTAACGCCCATATCCACCAGTTTGCCCGCCGCCTTGAGGGTATACCGAATGATGGTGTCACACCCCTTGGTGCCGTAAGGCAGACGGGCTGTATCCCCCAAGTAGATCATATCCTCGGCCGGCAAACATTCTGCCAGAGCCTTAAGCACAGTCAAACCGCCCATGCCCGAGTCAAACAGGGCGACAGGCAGCAGGGAAGGGTTATGCATAGCCCCCAGGCAGTCATATTGCATGAATAGTTATTATAATAGTTATGTGTTTTTATTCGTCGCGGTGAAGCTGCTGCGCATGAAAAAATATACAGATAAAATGCTTGGATCGCACAGTGTATGGATTGTAATATTTTACAAAGTTTGCCCCAAATACCGTGCCGCTGTAAAGAGTAAAATGCCGGCGAGCAGATATTTCAACACACGCGCCGGAACATATTTCTGACAGCGTGCGCCCATGTACATGCCCATCATGCCGCCAAGACCCAGCAAAAGACCCATCCGCCAGTCCGGCGCCACAGCAATGCCGGGGTATAACGGCGCCAGCAGAGAGTAAAAATTCACGCCCGCCACAGACGTCAAAAATGTGGCAAAAAGTGTGGCGCCGGCAACGGCATAAACGGGCAAACCAAACAGGGAAACCAGAAAGGGAGCCATAATCGCTCCGCCGCCGATGCCGTAAACCCCGCCTACAAGCCCCACCACAAGACTGAGCAGGGCAAGTCTCCGGCATGGGACGGCAAATTCTTGATTCTGAAAATCAAATATAAATGTACGGCTGTTCCAAACGAGCCTTGTGCAGGCGTTGCTCTGCACTGCCGTTTCCACGCCGTTTTTTTGTCCGGCGTAAAAGCTGCGTTCGACATGCTGCGCATTGGTTTCGGCAATGGAAGCGTGTTCTTTGCCGCGCAGATCCCACAGCATTTTACCGCCGACATACAGGAGCACAAGGCCTGTAAAAATCTTGAAACGGGCGGGATCCGGCAGCCAGTTGATGCGGATGAAAGCCCCGGCGAACACGCCCGGCAGAGTGCCGATGGCCACGGTGGCCGTCAGCGGCCAGACAAGCCGTCCTTCGCGCCAATAACGCCACACGCCCGCAGGGCAGGACAGAACGTTGAAAAACTGATTGGTGGCGCTGACGCTCGGATTGGTGTAGCCGAGAAAGCTCATCTGAAAAGGCAACAAAAGAAAGGCGCCGGAAACGCCGCCCATGGAAGTCACAAAGGAAACGCCAATGGCCACGCAAAAGGGGAAAAAAGGGTGGCATTCAATACCGGCTGTGGGGAAATACATGGAAACCTCCTGGTTAGGCACAACGCCGGGTGATTCGACCGGCAGTATAATCATCACGGTTTGTATCATAACCGTGATGATTGTGTTTGTCATCTGTAAAGAAACACGCTCCACAATATTATGTCAGCCATAATTTTGTTGCGTAACAAGGCGTTTTCAGATAGCGTGCCTATTCTGGTCGGTTACAGAACTTTATTGCGACGAGGGCAGTGATGCTGGCCATTTTGGACTACGAGGCGGGCAATCAGACGAGCGTATGCCGGGCGCTGGAACACCTTGGTATACCCTGTGCCGTCACGGCGGACACGGCCGTGCTTGACAGCGCGAACGGCATTGTCTTCCCCGGTGTCGGCGCCGCAGGTCAGGCTATGGGCGCTCTCGCCGCCGGGCTGGATGCGTCCCTGCGTCTGGCTGTGCAAACAGGCAAACCGCTTTTGGGCATCTGCCTCGGCTGCCAGATACTGCTGGAATACAGCGAAGAAAACAACGCAAGGACATTGGGCCTTGTGCCGGGTGCCTGCCGCCGTTTTGCAGACAATATGCAGCAGGAGGACGGCTCGCCCGCTCCGGTGCCGCACATGGGCTGGAACAGCCTGCGCGTTCGAACAGAAAGCCTTCTGCTTGCGGGAATCTCGCCGGAGGCGGAATTTTATTTTGTGCACAGCTATTATGTGGCGCCTGACCCCACTTTTGTGATCGCCACAACCGTCTACGGGCGTGAGTTCTGTTCCTGCTACGGCCGCGACGGTCTGTGGGCAGTGCAGTTTCATCCGGAAAAAAGCGGCCGGCCCGGCCTCATCCTGCTGCGCAATTTTTACAACTATTGCCGGGAGGCGCGCCGTGCTCAGTAAACGCGTGATCCCCTGCCTTGACGTGCGGGAAGGCCGACTGACAAAAGGTATAAAATTTTCCGGAAATGAAAACATCGGCGACCCGGTGAAAAGCGCGCGCCGCTATTATGAAGAAGGTGCCGACGAAATCGTTTTTTATGACATCACAGCTTCCGCAGAGGCGCGCGGCATTTTTCTGGATGTGGTGGAGCGCGTGGCTGAACAGATTTTCATCCCATTTACCGTCGGTGGCGGCATTTCCGATGTGGCGCAGATGCGCGACGTTCTTCTGGCCGGAGCAGAAAAGGTTTCTGTCAATTCTGCGGCTGTGCAAAATCCCGGCATTATCAGCGAAGGAGCAGAGGCTTTCGGCTCTCAGGCCATTGTGGTGGGCATGGACGTGCTGGCCGTGCCGGTGAGCGCAGACATCCCTTCCGGCTTTGAAATTGTGATCCACGGCGGGCGAAAACGCATGGGCATTGACGCGCTTGCCTGGGCAAAGCGCTGCCAGGATCTGGGCGCGGGAGAACTCTGCGTCAACTCCATTGACGCGGACGGCACAAAAGACGGCTACGAACTCACGCTGACAAAAGCCGTCGTGCAGGCTGTGTCCATCCCGGTCATCGCATCAGGCGGCGCGGGCGAGCCGCGGCACATGTACGAAGCAGTCAGCCGGGGCGGCGCGGCGGCGGCGCTTATTGCCTCCATTGTGCACTACGGAACATACACTATCCGGGACTGCAAGGAGTATATGGCAAACCGGGGCGCAAAAGTGCGATTGACATGGTAGGATACCGCTGTGATGATTTTTGATGTTTTTGTTAAACAAGAACAATGGATTACCGGAATCAAGTCATTGAAAAAATAAATCTCTCCGGATCTCACGGCACTGGACTTTACCCAAAAAATATGCATATACTTTATAAAATATTATTTTGATGCCATAGTAAGGAGGGCAACATGGCTCACAAAAAAATTGAACGCAAAAAAGAACTGGATCGCCGTCGTCAGCGCCGCAACGACCGTCTGAAGCAACGCGCGCGGGCGACAAAAGCCGGCACAGGGCATAAGTGAATACTCCATCTGCTAAAGCAGCCTCAATTAGCGGCTAAAGCCGGCGACATCGGCTTCGCCGATACAGACCTGTGAATTTCACAGCCATTGCAAAACGAAAGTTTTTTTACCTGATCTATACTTTGTTTGGCGCCTCAGCCCAAGAAAAAATGCTGAAGCTGCCGCTTGAAGACGAGATTTTTGACCATCCCAAAAAGTGGGATAATAAATATAATCATTACAAAACACAGGGCGTGTTCTGCCCCTGACTCGAAGTGATTGTCATGCCTATTTACGAATACCTTTGTCCCCAGTGCCGTCATCTTTTTGAGGAATGGACAAAATCGGCGCAGGACAGCGCGCCGGAACCCTGCCCGCGTTGCGGCGCTTCCGCGCCCAGGGTCATCTCCCAGACGTCCTTTGTGCTCAAAGGTGACGGCTGGTATGTGAGTGACTACGGATACCGAAAAGGCGTCAAGGAAGACGGTGATGTTGCGGCCGAACCGACGGAATCTGCGGAAAAAAGCCGGAGTCAGGCTGACGCGACAGAGGCGGCAACTGCCGTCGATACCGATGCGGCACAGGCAAAACCGGTACAGGCCAAGGATGCCGACACTCAGGCAAAGCCGAAAAGGACTTCCCCGCCCCCAGCCGCTCCGGCCCGGAAAGACGCTGTCGCAACGCCACGGAACAGCGGAATAAGGGGACAAGAGAACGCATGATCGAACGTTACACGCGATCGGAAATGGGACGCATCTGGACCCTGGAAAATCGTTACCGTGCCTGGCTTGCGGTGGAGCTGGCCGTTTGCGAGGCATGGCGCGATGCCGGACGCATTCCGGACGAAGCCATGTCCGTCATACGCGCACGGGCTGATGTTGATGTGCAGCGCATACAGGCTATTGAAGAGACAACACGCCACGATGTGATAGCTTTTCTGACAAGTCTGGAAGAAAAAGTGGGTGACGATGCCCGTTTTATCCATCTTGGCTGCACGTCGTCCGATATTGTGGATACGGCAAACGCCCTGCTGCTTGTTGAAGCGGGAGAGCTGATTCTCACCGACCTTGATACCTTGCTGGAGGCACTGGAAACCCTCGCTCGCCGCCATAAGGGCGCGCTCTGCATGGGCCGTACGCACGGCATACACGCATATCCCACGAGTTTTGGCCTTAAACTGGCCGGTTTTTATGCGGAATTTTCCCGCCATCGCGCTCGCGTCAATTCCGCGACGGAAAACGTGCGCGTGGGCAAAATTTCCGGAGCCGTCGGCACATACGCCTTCCTTTCGCCGGAACTGGAGCACAATGCTCTTTCGCGTCTCAAGCTCAAGGCGGACGAGCACTCCACACAGATTATCCAGCGCGACCGCTACGCGCACTTTTTCTCCGCGCTCGCGATTATGGCAGGCGGTGTGGAGCGGCTGTGCGTGGAACTGCGGCATTTGCAGTGCACGGAAATGATGGAAGTGGAAGAGGGTTTTGCCAGAGGCCAGAAGGGATCATCCGCCATGCCGCACAAAAAAAATCCCATCTCGGCAGAAAACATGAGCGGCCTTGCGCGTCTCATGCGTTCCAACGCTCTGGCCGCCATGGAAAACCAGCCGCTTTGGCATGAAAGAGACATCAGCCATTCTTCCGTTGAACGCGTTATCATGCCCGATTCCACAATTCTTGCCGATTATGTGTTGACACGTCTGACCGATCTTTTGCGCGGCCTTGTCGTCAAACCTGACCGCATGCGCGAAAACATGGCAAAATCTTTCGGCCTGTACCATTCGCAGCGCGTGCTCACCGCCCTCATTGACGCGGGGCTGTCCCGGCAAAAAGCTTATGAAACCGTGCAGCGGCTTGCCATGAAAAGCTGGGAGACCCGCCGCTCCTTCCCTGAACTGGCGCTGGCCGACGCGGAAATACGCGCATGCCTGAACGAAGCGGCGCTTGCGGCCCTGTTTGATGAAACGTACTGTCTGCAACATGAAGACGCTGTTTTTGCGCGTGTGTTTGCACAGCTCGCACAACCAGAACATTTTTATGAATGATCATAAACGACGCTTGGCAAAACTTCTGGTGGAAAAATCCTATCGTGATGGCAATTTTGTTCTGGCCTCCGGCCGCAGAAGCGATTATTATTTCGACTGCAGGGTCACGGCCCTTCACGCCGAAGGCTCAAGGCTTATCGGACTTTTGTTCAACGACCTGCTCAAAAACGTTGACATCAAGGGCGTAGGAGGAATGACCATGGGCGCGGATCCGTTGATTTCGGCCGTCACTGTCCTCTCCTGCGGCACAGGGCGTTTGCTGCACGGCCTTCTGGTGCGCAAAGAAGCCAAGGGGCACGGCACAAACCAGTTTGTGGAGGGGCTCGGCAATTTCAGCGCGGGCGACGCCGTCGCCATGCTGGAAGATGTGGTCACCACCGGCGCGTCATTGCTCAAAGCCTGCGACAGAGTGCGCGAGGCCGGGCTTGCCGTTACTGCCGTTTGCGCCATTCTTGACAGGGAGGAAGGGGGACGTGAAAAGCTTGAAGCGGCGGGATATAACCTGCTTGCGCTTTTCACACGCAGGGAACTGCTGAAGCTGGCTTCTGAGTAAAATCGTGCTCAGCCGAATCTGTGTACAGACAGTCTGTTGTTTTTCGTCCGTAAGATTGTTGACTTCGCCCGAAACAAAATAGGGAATGCCGCTGGCGCGGCCGTTATTCTTCTTCACCGGACGAACGGGGAGAACATGCCTGAAAATATTTTGATTGTCGGTGGCGTCGCCCTCGGCCCCAAGGCCGCCTGCCGCTGCAAGCGTCTGAATCCCGACGCAAATGTGATCATTGTGGACGAAAACGTCCACCTTTCTTATGGCGGCTGCGGCATTCCCTATTTTGTTTCGGGCGAAGTCAACAATCTTGACGATCTGCGTGCCACTCCCTACCACGCCGTGCGCGATCCTGAATTTTTTCGCAGAATGAAGGGCGTGACCGTGCGCACCCAAACGCGCTCGCTCGCCTATTGACCGTGCGGCCAAAACCCTGCTTGTCGAAGACCTTGTCAGCGGCAGGGAACAAACCCTGCCTTATGACAAGTTGCTGCTCGCCACAGGCGCAAGCCCGCGCATTCCTCCGGTGG contains the following coding sequences:
- a CDS encoding HU family DNA-binding protein translates to MTKAELVDKIRAKAGLSSKAKAEEALDAVIASVRETLAAGDSVTFTGFGSFKVVTRAARKGRNPRTGKEITIPAGKVAKFTPGKGLKDAIK
- the murI gene encoding glutamate racemase; translation: MHNPSLLPVALFDSGMGGLTVLKALAECLPAEDMIYLGDTARLPYGTKGCDTIIRYTLKAAGKLVDMGVKMLVVACNTATATALPTIRDHFAPLPVLGVVEPGAMAAAGASRNGQIVVIATEATIAGGAYQQAIARIRPEARVLGQACTLFVPLAEEGWMKGAIVEGIARHYLKHVFTPAVTTAVTTPRPDTLLLGCTHFPLLLHALQRVVGPHVRIIDSAATTAQCVKEELTRRALLRNAGHTGVSRFLTTDNCARFARTGSLFLGRPLKPDEVDLIDL
- a CDS encoding sulfite exporter TauE/SafE family protein → MYFPTAGIECHPFFPFCVAIGVSFVTSMGGVSGAFLLLPFQMSFLGYTNPSVSATNQFFNVLSCPAGVWRYWREGRLVWPLTATVAIGTLPGVFAGAFIRINWLPDPARFKIFTGLVLLYVGGKMLWDLRGKEHASIAETNAQHVERSFYAGQKNGVETAVQSNACTRLVWNSRTFIFDFQNQEFAVPCRRLALLSLVVGLVGGVYGIGGGAIMAPFLVSLFGLPVYAVAGATLFATFLTSVAGVNFYSLLAPLYPGIAVAPDWRMGLLLGLGGMMGMYMGARCQKYVPARVLKYLLAGILLFTAARYLGQTL
- the hisH gene encoding imidazole glycerol phosphate synthase subunit HisH, with translation MLAILDYEAGNQTSVCRALEHLGIPCAVTADTAVLDSANGIVFPGVGAAGQAMGALAAGLDASLRLAVQTGKPLLGICLGCQILLEYSEENNARTLGLVPGACRRFADNMQQEDGSPAPVPHMGWNSLRVRTESLLLAGISPEAEFYFVHSYYVAPDPTFVIATTVYGREFCSCYGRDGLWAVQFHPEKSGRPGLILLRNFYNYCREARRAQ
- the hisF gene encoding imidazole glycerol phosphate synthase subunit HisF, which gives rise to MLSKRVIPCLDVREGRLTKGIKFSGNENIGDPVKSARRYYEEGADEIVFYDITASAEARGIFLDVVERVAEQIFIPFTVGGGISDVAQMRDVLLAGAEKVSVNSAAVQNPGIISEGAEAFGSQAIVVGMDVLAVPVSADIPSGFEIVIHGGRKRMGIDALAWAKRCQDLGAGELCVNSIDADGTKDGYELTLTKAVVQAVSIPVIASGGAGEPRHMYEAVSRGGAAAALIASIVHYGTYTIRDCKEYMANRGAKVRLTW
- a CDS encoding FmdB family zinc ribbon protein — translated: MPIYEYLCPQCRHLFEEWTKSAQDSAPEPCPRCGASAPRVISQTSFVLKGDGWYVSDYGYRKGVKEDGDVAAEPTESAEKSRSQADATEAATAVDTDAAQAKPVQAKDADTQAKPKRTSPPPAAPARKDAVATPRNSGIRGQENA
- the purB gene encoding adenylosuccinate lyase, which gives rise to MIERYTRSEMGRIWTLENRYRAWLAVELAVCEAWRDAGRIPDEAMSVIRARADVDVQRIQAIEETTRHDVIAFLTSLEEKVGDDARFIHLGCTSSDIVDTANALLLVEAGELILTDLDTLLEALETLARRHKGALCMGRTHGIHAYPTSFGLKLAGFYAEFSRHRARVNSATENVRVGKISGAVGTYAFLSPELEHNALSRLKLKADEHSTQIIQRDRYAHFFSALAIMAGGVERLCVELRHLQCTEMMEVEEGFARGQKGSSAMPHKKNPISAENMSGLARLMRSNALAAMENQPLWHERDISHSSVERVIMPDSTILADYVLTRLTDLLRGLVVKPDRMRENMAKSFGLYHSQRVLTALIDAGLSRQKAYETVQRLAMKSWETRRSFPELALADAEIRACLNEAALAALFDETYCLQHEDAVFARVFAQLAQPEHFYE
- the pyrE gene encoding orotate phosphoribosyltransferase, with amino-acid sequence MNDHKRRLAKLLVEKSYRDGNFVLASGRRSDYYFDCRVTALHAEGSRLIGLLFNDLLKNVDIKGVGGMTMGADPLISAVTVLSCGTGRLLHGLLVRKEAKGHGTNQFVEGLGNFSAGDAVAMLEDVVTTGASLLKACDRVREAGLAVTAVCAILDREEGGREKLEAAGYNLLALFTRRELLKLASE